The nucleotide window CCCACGGTGAAATGGTTTTTCGGAGCCATGGCATTCATGTTGTCATACACCGCCTTGATCATGGAGGGATTGAACTCCTTGGAGGACAGCCCGTACCGGCCCCCGATGATTTTCGGGCCTTCGCCGTATTCCATGAACGCGGTGCACACATCCGTATACAGGGGTTCGCCGATGGCACCGGGTTCCTTGGTTCTGTCCAGCACGGTCACGGCCTCCACTGTGGATGGAATGGCCTGTAAAAATGCCTGGGTGTCAAAGGGCCGGTACAGCCGGACCTTGACCAGACCCAGTCGGTGTCCCTGGGCATTGAGGCAGTCAATGGATTCTTCGATGGCTTCACATGCCGATCCCATGGCCACGATGATATGATCCGCCTGAGGATCCCCCACATAATCAAAAGCATTATACCGGCGACCGGTCAGGTCCCCCACCTTTTTCATACAGGCTTTGACGATGGCCGGGACTTTGAGATAATATCTGTTGACCGCTTCCCGGCCCTGAAAATAGATATCCGGATTCTGGGCCGTTCCCCTTGTGTCCGGATGTTCCGGATTCACAGCGCGGGCCTTAAATGCCTTGTATGCCTCGAAATTGAACAGCGATGCCATGTCCTCGTATTCGATCATTTCAATTTTCTGGATCTCATGGGAGGTGCGGAACCCGTCATAAAAATGCATAAACGGCACCCGGGCTTCCACCGTGGCCAGATGCGCCACCAGGGCCAGATCCTGGGCTTCCTGGACCGAACAGGATGCCAGCATGGCAAATCCGGTCTGCCGGGCCGCCATCACATCCTGATGATCCCCGAAAATGGACAGGGCATGGGCGGAAATGGACCGGGCCGTCACATGAAATACCGACGGCAGCAGTTCGCCCGATATTTTATACATATTGGGAATTTTGAGCAGCAGTCCCTGGGAGGCCGTGAATGTCGTGGTCAAGGCACCGGCGGCCAGAGACCCATGGACGGCACCGGCGGCACCGGCTTCAGACTGCATCTGTTTGATATCCAGCACCTGGCCGAAAATGTTTTTCCGACCTTTGGATGCCCAGCCGTCGGCAATTTCCCCCAGCGGGCTGGAAGGCGTAATGGGATATATGGCTGCCACTTCACTCATGGCATAAGCCACATGGGTTGCAGCAGTGTTTCCGTCTATGGTCTGCATTCTTTTTTTCATTTCTTTCACCTCTTGTGGTTTTTTTGCGAACGTAAAAATCCCGATATAACCTGTTCGTCTTACAATATATAATTAAAATTGTAAATGCCGTATCCATCTATGGCCTGTCCTTTATCAAAGAAATATGATAGAATATCCAAATTGTTTTTTAAATTAATTTTTAATAAAAAAAATGAGTTATATAAAAAATAAACCAAGGAGAATACATGGGATTTTTATCTGCCACCTTATCCATGAGCCGGTATCATATTTTAGATACATTTGACACCGAACCCATGGAACAGGTTCGCAACGGACTGATTCAGCACGCAATCCCGAAAACGGAGAATGAATATGAAGAAATCTCCGCTGGATGGACCCCTTTTGAAAGTCCGTATCTGCCTGATTTTGATCAATTTTCATTTATTTTTGGCAGCTATTTTCTTTTTTCGCTGCGCATTGACAAAAAATCGATCCCAGCCAAACTGGTGCACAAACAGATGGCCATTGAAATCGAGAAAAAAAAAGCGGATTCCGGCCGAGATTTCATCTCCAAAAATGAAAAATCGGAGATCAAGGAAACGATCATGGATGTGCTGATGCACAAAATGCCGTCCATTCCCAATGTGTACGATGTGCTGTGGGATTATGAAGCAAAGACCCTGTTTTTGCTCACCACCCAGAAGGCAGCCAACGAGTTTTTTGAAACCCTTTTTTTCAAATCCTTTCATCTGAAACCGGTCCGGTTGTTTCCTTATACCCTGGTTGAAACAAAATCAGCGTTTTCTTCGACACAAAAAGACCGCATCCTGACTTTAACCCCATTACACTTTTCGAGGTGACCCATGCTGGATATCGCCACTGCGTACAATAAATACTCATTTTTGGGCAATGAATTTCTCACCTGGTTGTGGTTCATGGTGGAAACCGGACAGGACATCACACAGGCCATAGAATCCAGGGATCCGGTATCCCTGGACATCGGCAATTCCCTGGTGCTGGAAAACAGCCTGGGAGACAATGCCAGGGAAAAGATCACCATCAAAGGAGACCAGGCCGGGCTGGAAGAAGGTACCACGGCCCTGAAAAAAGGGGCCAAGGTCACGGAAATGAACCTGATATGCAAACTGGGACCTGAAGAGGAATACCATTTCACCCTCAAAGGAGACAGTTTCAACATCACCGGGTTGAAAACCCCGGCTGCGGCCGGAGACGGGTCTGATGACGAAATCGAAGGCCGGATCATTGAAAAAGCCCTGCTGCTTGTCAGGATCACGCAGGTTATTGACACCCTGTTTTTCACCTTTTTAAAACAACGCACGGCGGATGACTGGAAACACAAGGGGTTTGATCCGATGCGCACCTGGATATACAATGATTAAAAAAATGATGAAAACCTGTTCAAAACAGACCGGGTTTTGAACACCTTTGGGATCATGTGTTGAAAACCCGGTCTGTTTTAATGAATTACCAACCTTATTTTCAACCCGAATTTTTAAATTTATATTTTTAATTCAAGGCAATTAAACCGTTTTGAACATATGAACACCCCTTATTGTTATTATTATTTTAAATCTATAATCCATAAATAAATATGTTTCCGATTTATCATTTGATAAAAGACCTGTTTTGATATAAATATTTCAGGAATAATCCTTAAAATATAAAAGAAAGAATAAAAAGGAACCGGAATGAGATTTTCATTTGATAAAAAAGAAGTCTTGGAAATTCTTTCTAAAATCCAGGGCATCACCGGTAGAAAAACCAACTTATCCATCACCTCGGATGTACTGATCAAAGCCATGGGAGACCAGATCATTCTCACTGCCAATGATCTGGAAACCGTGTTTATCGGTACTTATGACGCGGTTGTTGAAAAAGAAGGCATTATTTCCATCAGCGCCAAAAAATTCTTTGAAATCGTCAGAGAATATCCGGACAATACCATTCCGGTCAATGAAGTGGAAAACAGATGGGTGGAAATCGGCAAAGGAGACAGCCTGTTTCATATCGTTTCATCGGATTATGAAAATTTTCCGGAAACACCGGTCATTGAAAATGTGGATTTCATTGAAATCAATGCAAAAGATTTAAGGAAAATGCTGGAATCCGCTGCCGTGATCTCTTATGCAGGAGATGAAAAACGCACCTATGTGCTAGGGGCGTTGATTGAAAAAATTGAAAAAAACGATGTCCTGCACTTAAGAATGGTATCCACCGACTCCCGGCGTCTCAACTGTTTTGATGCCAAATACACCGGGGATCTGGTGTTGCCGAACGAGCCCGTGATCATTCCCAAAAAAGGGCTGAGCGAACTGCACAAATTTATAGACAACACCTCGGAATCCATCCGGGTGGGAATCAAAGCCAATCATTTTGTGTTTCAGCGGGCCAATGAATCCATCATGATCAAACTGCTCAGCGGAGAATATCCCAATTACCCGCCCATCATCCAGACCGATACCATGACCGGCATGGAAGTGGACCGCAACATGTTTTACACACTCATGAAACGGGTTTCCATTCTCACTTCCGATGATTACAAGAGCGTGATTCTGAATTTTAAAGAAAACGAACTCACGGTTACCATCACCAACCCGGAGATCGGGGAATCCAAAGAACGCATGATGATCGGGTATTCAGGAGACGAGATAAAAAGTGCTTTCAACCCTCGATATTTCATGGATGCTTTGAACCTGTTCGACCAGGCCACCGTGGTGGTCTACATAAAAGAAGCAAAAACGCCGTGCATCATCAAAGCCATGGATGATGACAATCTTATCTGTGCCATCATGGCAATGCATATCTCATGAAAGAAGACAACGTGACAAAAGAATACAACGCAGGCAGCATCAAGATTCTGGAAGGACTGGAAGCAGTCAGAAAACGGCCGTCCATGTATATCGGCAATGTGGACATGGAAGGACTCCATCACCTGGTGTACGAGGTGGTGGACAACAGTATCGATGAGGCCATGGCTGGCCATTGCGACACCATCAATGTCACCATTCATCCGGACATGAGCGTGAGTGTGGAGGACAACGGCCGGGGGATTCCCATTGAGATACATGATACCGAGCATGTGCCGGCCTGTGAAGTGGTCATGACCAAACTGCATGCCGGCGGCAAGTTTGACAAGGATTCCTACAAAGTGTCCGGCGGACTTCACGGCGTGGGAATTTCCGTGGTCAACGCTCTGTCCAGCCACCTGGAAATGGAAGTCTATAAAAAGGGAAAGATCTATCACCAGGTGTATTCCCGGGGGCACAAGGTCACGGAGTTGACCGTCAAGGGAGATACCGTGAAAAAAGGAACAAAAATCCGATTTACGCCGGATTTCACGGTCATGAACGAAAATGAATTTGATTATGAAATTCTGTCCCGGCGCATGCGGGAGCTGGCCTTTCTGAACAAGGGGGTCCGGATCATTATCGAAGACGAGCGGTCCGCCCAGAAAGATGATTTTTTCTACGAAGGCGGGATTGTGTCGTTTGTGGAATATCTGAACCGCTCCTGTACGCCTTTGCATGATCCCATCCACATCGAGGGGGACAAAAAAGATGTGCAGGTGGAAGTGGCCATCCAGTACAATGACACATTCAAGGAAAAACTGTATTCCTATGCCAACAACATCCGCACCATCGAGGGCGGATTCCATGTGTCCGGGTTCAAGGCGGCCATGACCCGCACGGTGAATGCGTATATCGCCGGGGCTAAAAATCTGCCCAAAAACATGCAGAATATCAAGCTGTCCGGCGATGACATGAGAGAAGGCCTGGCCGTGATCATTTCCGTGAAGATCATGGAGCCCCAGTTCGAAGGCCAGACCAAGACCAAACTGGGCAACAATGAAGTCAAGGGTATTGTGGAATCTTTGCTCAACGAAAAACTGGCCTGGTTTCTGGAAGAAAACCCCACCGTGGCCAGACAGATCATCTCCAAGGCCGTGGATGCGGCCAGGGCCAGGGATGCAGCCAAACGAGCCCGGGAACTGGCCAGAAAAAAAGGCACCCTGATGGATTCCACCCTGCCGGGCAAGCTGGCGGAATGTCAGTTTGCCGATCCTGCGGAAAGAGAACTGTTCCTGGTGGAGGGCGATTCTGCCGGCGGGTCGGCCAAACAGGGAAGAGACCGAAGGTTCCAGGCCATTCTGCCTTTGAAAGGCAAGATTCTGAATGTGGAAAAAGCCCGGTTTGACAAGATTCTGAGAAGTGACGAGATCAAAAACATCATCACCGTGCTGGGCACAGGGGCCGGCAAGGAAGAGTATGATGTGGAAAAAATCCGGTATCACAAGGTGGTGATCATGACGGACGCGGATGTGGACGGTTCTCATATCCGGACCCTGCTGCTCACCTTTTTTTACCGCCAGATGCCGGAAATGATCGCAAAAGGATATCTGTACATTGCCCAGCCGCCGTTGTTCCGGGTGGGTTCCCGAAAAAGCGGGCTGTATCTGAAAAACGAGGAAGAATACTCCTTGTATCTGATTCAGCGCATTGCCTCGCAAAAAGATCTGTATATCGACAATCAGACAGATCCGATTCCTGAAGAAAAATTCCAGCAGTTCATGCAGAATATGACCTGGTATTTCAATGCAGTGTCATTGCTTCGGAAGCGGGATTTTGACACCAAAATGCTGCTCAATGTGATTCATCACGGGGTCAGAGACAAATTTTTCCTGGAAAAGAGAAGCAATTTCGAGGCATTGTCCCAGGATTTGAAAAATTCCGGGTATCAGCCCCAAGACATTGAATATGACCCGGAGCGCAAAATCTATGAGATGGATATCTATGACAAGGAAGGCAAGCAGTTCCTGCTGAGGGTGGGCCGGGAGATACTGGCCACCTCCGACTACAAGCAGATGCTCAAAAGCTATGAAAGAATCGCCGAGTTCAACCAGCCGCCGTTTGCTGTGATGTCCAAACAGGAAGATGCCAAAATACGAAACGAATTTGCCACTATTGATGAATTGTACGCTTTTTTAATGGCGGAAGCCAAAAAAGGGATCGCTATTCAGCGGTACAAAGGTCTGGGGGAGATGAACGCGGAACAGCTCTGGGAAACCACCATGAATCCGGAAAAACGCATGATGCTCCAGGTGAATATCGACGATGCGGAAAAAGCGGACGAGATTTTCACCCTGCTCATGGGAGAAGAGGTGGAACCCCGCCGCAATTTCATTCAAAAGCACGCCCTGGAGGTGACGTCCCT belongs to Desulfotignum phosphitoxidans DSM 13687 and includes:
- the gyrB gene encoding DNA topoisomerase (ATP-hydrolyzing) subunit B, yielding MKEDNVTKEYNAGSIKILEGLEAVRKRPSMYIGNVDMEGLHHLVYEVVDNSIDEAMAGHCDTINVTIHPDMSVSVEDNGRGIPIEIHDTEHVPACEVVMTKLHAGGKFDKDSYKVSGGLHGVGISVVNALSSHLEMEVYKKGKIYHQVYSRGHKVTELTVKGDTVKKGTKIRFTPDFTVMNENEFDYEILSRRMRELAFLNKGVRIIIEDERSAQKDDFFYEGGIVSFVEYLNRSCTPLHDPIHIEGDKKDVQVEVAIQYNDTFKEKLYSYANNIRTIEGGFHVSGFKAAMTRTVNAYIAGAKNLPKNMQNIKLSGDDMREGLAVIISVKIMEPQFEGQTKTKLGNNEVKGIVESLLNEKLAWFLEENPTVARQIISKAVDAARARDAAKRARELARKKGTLMDSTLPGKLAECQFADPAERELFLVEGDSAGGSAKQGRDRRFQAILPLKGKILNVEKARFDKILRSDEIKNIITVLGTGAGKEEYDVEKIRYHKVVIMTDADVDGSHIRTLLLTFFYRQMPEMIAKGYLYIAQPPLFRVGSRKSGLYLKNEEEYSLYLIQRIASQKDLYIDNQTDPIPEEKFQQFMQNMTWYFNAVSLLRKRDFDTKMLLNVIHHGVRDKFFLEKRSNFEALSQDLKNSGYQPQDIEYDPERKIYEMDIYDKEGKQFLLRVGREILATSDYKQMLKSYERIAEFNQPPFAVMSKQEDAKIRNEFATIDELYAFLMAEAKKGIAIQRYKGLGEMNAEQLWETTMNPEKRMMLQVNIDDAEKADEIFTLLMGEEVEPRRNFIQKHALEVTSLDY
- the dnaN gene encoding DNA polymerase III subunit beta, which translates into the protein MRFSFDKKEVLEILSKIQGITGRKTNLSITSDVLIKAMGDQIILTANDLETVFIGTYDAVVEKEGIISISAKKFFEIVREYPDNTIPVNEVENRWVEIGKGDSLFHIVSSDYENFPETPVIENVDFIEINAKDLRKMLESAAVISYAGDEKRTYVLGALIEKIEKNDVLHLRMVSTDSRRLNCFDAKYTGDLVLPNEPVIIPKKGLSELHKFIDNTSESIRVGIKANHFVFQRANESIMIKLLSGEYPNYPPIIQTDTMTGMEVDRNMFYTLMKRVSILTSDDYKSVILNFKENELTVTITNPEIGESKERMMIGYSGDEIKSAFNPRYFMDALNLFDQATVVVYIKEAKTPCIIKAMDDDNLICAIMAMHIS
- the rdgC gene encoding recombination-associated protein RdgC, translated to MGFLSATLSMSRYHILDTFDTEPMEQVRNGLIQHAIPKTENEYEEISAGWTPFESPYLPDFDQFSFIFGSYFLFSLRIDKKSIPAKLVHKQMAIEIEKKKADSGRDFISKNEKSEIKETIMDVLMHKMPSIPNVYDVLWDYEAKTLFLLTTQKAANEFFETLFFKSFHLKPVRLFPYTLVETKSAFSSTQKDRILTLTPLHFSR